From the genome of Populus alba chromosome 10, ASM523922v2, whole genome shotgun sequence, one region includes:
- the LOC118043291 gene encoding probable inactive purple acid phosphatase 1: MMRGLELVFFAILLVLATLQVANSHGEQPLSRIAVHNTRLQLFENADIKASPSILGLKGQNSEWVTLEYASPNPSNDDWIGVFSPADFSASTCNPDDGSKQAPPFLCTAPIKYQYANYSSPGYRKEGKGSLRLQLINQRSDFSFVLFSGGLTNPKVVAVSNKVAFTNPNAPVYPRLAQGKIWNEMTVTWTSGYGINEAEPFVEWGRKDGDHMRSPAGTLTFNRNSMCGAPARTVGWRDPGFIHTSFLKELWPNSVYTYKLGHKLFNGTYVWSQVYQFRASPYPGQSSVQRVVIFGDMGKDEADGSNEYNNYQRGSLNTTKQLIQDLKNIDIVFHIGDICYANGYLSQWDQFTAQVEPIASTVPYMIASGNHERDWPGTGSFYGNSDSGGECGVLAETMFYVPAENRAKFWYSTDYGMFRFCIADTEHDWREGTEQYKFIEHCLASADRQKQPWLIFLAHRVLGYSSATWYADEGSFEEPMGRESLQKLWQKYKVDIAMYGHVHNYERTCPIYQNICTSKEKFFYKGTLNGTIHVVAGGGGASLADFTPINTTWSYFKDHDYGFVKLTAFDHSNLLFEYKKSRDGKVYDSFKISRDYRDILACTVDSCPSMTLAS, from the exons ATGATGAGAGGATTAGAACTTGTCTTCTTTGCTATTCTACTGGTTCTTGCAACTCTTCAAGTGGCGAATTCACATGGAGAGCAACCTCTTTCAAGAATCGCTGTTCATAACACGAGACTTCAACTTTTTGAAAATGCTGATATTAAAGCCTCCccttcaattcttggactcAAG GGGCAAAATTCTGAGTGGGTTACATTGGAGTACGCTTCTCCAAACCCATCAAATGACGACTGGATAGGAGTGTTTTCTCCTGCTGATTTCAG TGCCTCCACCTGCAACCCTGATGATGGCTCAAAACAAGCTCCTCCATTTTTGTGTACTGCACCTATTAAG TATCAGTATGCAAACTACAGTAGTCCAGGATACAGAAAGGAGGGAAAGGGGTCGTTGAGGCTTCAGTTAATTAACCAGAGATCAGATTTCTCTTTTGTGCTTTTTTCTGGAGGTTTAACGAAT CCCAAGGTGGTGGCAGTGTCAAATAAAGTTGCTTTCACCAATCCAAATGCGCCAGTTTACCCACGCTTAGCACAAGGAAAGATATGGAATGAA ATGACTGTAACATGGACAAGTGGGTACGGGATCAATGAGGCAGAACCCTTTGTTGAATGGGGTCGAAAAGATGGTGATCATATGCGATCCCCAGCTGGCACACTGACTTTTAATCGTAATAGCATGTGTG GTGCACCAGCAAGGACAGTTGGGTGGCGTGATCCTGGATTTATTCACACAAGTTTTCTGAAGGAGTTATGGCCGAATTCTGT GTATACATACAAGCTTGGGCATAAATTATTCAACGGTACATATGTTTGGAGTCAAGTGTACCAGTTTAGAGCATCTCCATATCCGGGTCAAAGTTCTGTACAACGTGTTGTTATTTTTGGAGACATGGGAAAG GATGAAGCTGATGGCTCGAATGAATATAACAATTACCAGCGTGGCTCCCTTAACACTACCAAGCAGCTTATTCAAGACTTGAAAAACATTGATATAGTCTTCCACATTGGTGATATATGCTATGCAAATGGATACCTTTCTCAGTGGGACCAGTTCACTGCACAGGTTGAGCCAATTGCATCTACTGTTCCTTACATGATTGCAAG TGGTAACCATGAACGTGACTGGCCTGGAACAGGATCCTTCTATGGGAACTCAGATTCTGGAGGAGAATGTGGTGTATTGGCTGAGACAATGTTCTATGTCCCTGCTGAGAACAGGGCTAAATTCTG GTATTCCACTGACTATGGCATGTTCAGATTTTGCATAGCTGACACAGAACATGATTGGAGGGAGGGAACTGAACAATACAAATTTATTGAGCATTGCCTTGCTTCTGCTGATAGACAAAAGCAACCATGGCTAATTTTCCTTGCACATCGGGTGCTAGGTTATTCATCTGCTACCTGGTATGCTGATGAAGGATCATTTGAGGAACCTATGGGAAGGGAGAGCCTTCAAAAGCTTTGGCAGAAGTACAAGGTTGATATAGCCATGTACGGCCATGTTCACAATTATGAAAGGACATGTCCCATTTACCAG AATATTTGCACGAGCAAAGAGAAATTCTTCTACAAGGGCACCTTAAATGGAACAATACATGTGGTTGCGGGTGGAGGAGGAGCGAGCCTTGCAGATTTCACACCCATCAATACTACATGGAGTTACTTTAAAGACCATGATTACGGATTTGTTAAACTTACAGCTTTTGACCATTCTAACCTGTTGTTTGAGTACAAGAAAAGTAGGGATGGAAAGGTTTATGACTCTTTCAAGATATCCCGGGACTACAGAGACATCTTGGCCTGCACGGTGGATAGCTGTCCAAGCATGACCCTTGCATCTTGA
- the LOC118043292 gene encoding uncharacterized protein, whose protein sequence is MSSTSNAWIFTYILLSLPVHFTVSAAVHPFPINGTCHDTCGTMPVKYPFGSGFGCGHPDFSRYVRCNSDMLEFSTGTGIYSISEIDYTTGSLIITDPFMSTCSSMQNSGSFSLDRASPFSLTGENIFVLLGCSTNSPLFDPAEDLCATGSRSRVCRGLYSCKGVTGLGLPQNAPPSTCCVYESPIQLAGYTLDLPKLQCSSYTSVYSFGGSEGDPAKWKFGISLQYNGSYYSNLCKDCESSGGLCGFAGFDQSFACICRSGKNTSTSCFGQGYAWSGTRDSKIQTKLSFGGILLLWLVLSI, encoded by the exons ATGTCATCCACCTCAAATGCATGGATCTTCACCTACATTCTTCTCTCCCTCCCCGTGCATTTCACCGTCTCTGCTGCTGTGCATCCTTTCCCGATAAATGGCACATGTCATGACACTTGTGGCACAATGCCAGTGAAGTACCCTTTTGGCTCCGGATTTGGTTGCGGGCACCCCGACTTCTCTAGATATGTAAGATGCAACTCTGACATGCTAGAGTTCTCGACTGGAACTGGAATTTACAGTATCTCAGAAATCGATTACACAACTGGTTCCTTAATTATCACAGACCCCTTCATGTCTACTTGTAGTTCAATGCAGAACTCAGGAAGCTTTAGCCTGGATCGAGCTAGTCCGTTCTCTTTAACCGGGGAAAATATATTTGTCTTGCTTGGATGCTCAACCAATTCTCCTTTATTTGATCCAGCTGAAGATTTGTGTGCTACGGGGTCGCGCTCCCGTGTATGCAGAGGACTATACTCCTGCAAGGGAGTGACAGGATTAGGGCTGCCACAGAATGCGCCACCTTCCACTTGTTGTGTTTACGAGTCACCTATCCAGCTAGCAGGCTACACGTTGGATCTTCCAAAGCTCCAATGCTCTTCTTATACATCAGTATACAGTTTCGGGGGGAGCGAGGGGGATCCAGCGAAATGGAAATTTGGGATTTCTCTGCAATATAATGGTTCATACTATTCTAATTTATGCAAAGATTGTGAATCCAGCGGGGGCTTGTGTGGCTTTGCAGGTTTTGATCAGTCATTTGCTTGCATTTGTAGGAGTGGGAAGAACACCTCCACTAGTTGTTTTGGCCAAG GCTATGCCTGGAGCGGGACACGGGActcaaaaattcaaaccaaGCTCAGTTTTGGAG GAATCTTGCTCTTGTGGCTGGTACTTTCTATTTGA
- the LOC118043293 gene encoding uncharacterized protein, translating to MDPQQQRAGIPQRGPTPQTGDFSPILTVFLSFIAIFALIVIPSSSNIKNSLSILHQVPEGHVGVYWRGGALLRTVTDPGFHLKLPLITQYEPVQVTLQTDQVRDIPCGTKGGVMINFEKIEVVNRLGKEYVYETLLNYGVQYDHTWIYDKIHHEINQFCSSHSLQQVYIDVFDQIDEKMKDALQGDCTRYAPGIEIISVRVTKPTIPESIRKNFEQMEEERTKVLISIERQKFVEKEAETTKKMAISEAEKNANVSKILMEQKLMEKDSARREQEIENQMYMAHERSLADAAFYRVLKEAEANKLKLTPQFLELKFIEAIADNTKIFFGDKVPNMVLDQRLLGNFLQGMSGGMAREVVSEEV from the exons ATGGATCCACAGCAACAAAGAGCAGGAATTCCCCAGCGCGGCCCTACTCCTCAAACCGGCGATTTCTCTCCAATCCTCACTGTCTTCCTCTCCTTCATCGCCATCTTCGCCTTG ATAGTGATTCCATCGTCATCCAATATTAAGAATAGTTTATCCATCTTGCACCAAGTCCCAGAAGGTCATGTTGGGGTATATTGGAGAGGAGGTGCGCTTCTACGGACAGTTACAGATCCAG gtTTTCATCTGAAGTTGCCTCTGATAACCCAATATGAGCCTGTTCAGGTGACACTTCAGACAGATCAG GTTAGGGATATTCCATGTGGTACTAAAGGAGGAGTCATGATTAACTTTGAGAAAATCGAG GTTGTCAATCGGCTTGGCAAGGAATATGTATATGAGACACTACTGAACTATGGCGTGCAGTATGACCACACATGGATATATGACAAGATTCATCATGAAATCAATCAGTTCTGCAGCTCTCATTCTCTTCAACAAGTTTATATTGATGTTTTTGATCAG ATTGATGAAAAGATGAAAGATGCTCTTCAAGGCGATTGCACACGTTATGCTCCTGGAATTGAAATAATAAGTGTGCGTGTCACAAAGCCTACCATTCCAGAAAGCATAAGAAAGAATTTCGAACAGATGGAAGAAGAACGCACTAAG GTCTTAATTTCTATTGAGAGACAGAAATTTGTTGAGAAAGAGGCAGAGACAACAAAGAAGATGGCTATCAGTGAGGCTGAAAAGAATGCCAATGTGAGCAAGATTCTCATGGAACAGAAGTTGATGGAGAAAGACAGTGCAAGGCGGGAGCAAGAGATTGAGAATCAAATGTATATGGCTCATGAAAGGAGCCTGGCAGATGCTGCATTCTACCG cgTCTTGAAAGAAGCTGAAGCAAACAAGTTGAAGCTTACTCCCCAGTTTCTCGAGCTGAAATTCATTGAAGCCATTGCTGATAATACAAAAATTTTCTTCGGGGACAAG GTGCCGAACATGGTTCTTGATCAGAGACTGCTGGGAAATTTTCTGCAAGGGATGTCTGGAGGGATGGCTAGAGAAGTGGTCTCGGAAGAAGTGTGA
- the LOC118043294 gene encoding alpha/beta hydrolase domain-containing protein VTE7 isoform X5: protein MLTLTASPELVPTKRRAHVKLFTAQGSDFPSFLPKEVENIKDPFARKLATRIERLPVSVGFADRSIMSSCVKPLMQSERSPVILLHGFDSSCLEWRYTFPLLEEAGLETWAVDVLGWGFSDLERLPSCDVASKRDHLYQLWKSYIRRPIILIGPSLGAAVAIDFAINHPEAVEKLVLIDASVYAEDTGNLAKLPRAIAYAGVGRLHCLYPWWEDATVNFMNSGGYNVSAQIKKVKQKTLIIWGEDDQIISNKLAVRLHCELPDAVIRQIPDCGHLPHVEKPNSVAKLILDFVGEDSNKEAQSVSQQGEQEHRRGQRDSL from the exons ATGCTCACCCTCACAGCCAGCCCTGAATTAGTGCCTACAAAACGCAGAGCCCATGTGAAACTCTTCACAGCTCAGGGTAGCgatttcccttcttttctacCCAAAGAGGTTGAGAATATCAAAGACCCGTTTGCAAGAAAGCTTGCTACCAGAATTGAGAGGCTGCCAGTAAGC GTGGGGTTTGCAGACAGAAGTATCATGAGTAGTTGTGTGAAGCCTTTGATGCAGAGTGAGAGAAGTCCAGTGATTCTCCTCCATGGTTTTGACAG TTCCTGTTTAGAATGGAGATACACATTTCCACTGCTAGAGGAGGCTGGTTTAGAGACTTGGGCTGTCGATGTTCTTGGCTGGGGTTTCTCTGATTTGG AGAGACTTCCATCATGTGATGTTGCATCTAAGCGTGATCACTTGTATCAG CTCTGGAAATCCTATATCAGAAGGCCCATCATATTGATTGGACCAAGCCTTGGTGCTGCTGTTGCAATTGACTTCGCTATCAACCATCCTGAAGCA GTAGAAAAGTTAGTGTTGATTGACGCAAGTGTATATGCTGAAGACACAGGGAACCTTGCAAAGTTACCTAGAGCTATAGCATATGCTGGG GTGGGCAGATTACATTGTCTATATCCTTGGTGGGAGGATGCAACTGTGAATTTTATGAATAGTGGTGGTTATAATGTCAGTGCCCAGATAAAAAAG GTCAAGCAGAAGACCCTTATCATTTGGGGTGAGGACGATCAAATCATTAGCAACAAGCTGGCTGTG AGATTGCACTGTGAACTGCCAGATGCTGTCATACGCCAAATTCCAGATTGTGGCCACCTTCCTCATGTGGAAAAGCCCAACTCTGTTGCCAAATTGATTCTGGATTTTGTGGGAGAAGATAGCAATAAAGAAGCTCAAAGTGTTTCTCAG CAGGGAGAGCAAGAACATCGAAGAGGTCAGAGGGATAGTCTTTAA
- the LOC118043294 gene encoding alpha/beta hydrolase domain-containing protein VTE7 isoform X3, whose product MLTLTASPELVPTKRRAHVKLFTAQGSDFPSFLPKEVENIKDPFARKLATRIERLPVGFADRSIMSSCVKPLMQSERSPVILLHGFDSSCLEWRYTFPLLEEAGLETWAVDVLGWGFSDLERLPSCDVASKRDHLYQLWKSYIRRPIILIGPSLGAAVAIDFAINHPEAVEKLVLIDASVYAEDTGNLAKLPRAIAYAGVYLLKSTPLRLYVNLIAFNSLPLNTSIDWMNVGRLHCLYPWWEDATVNFMNSGGYNVSAQIKKVKQKTLIIWGEDDQIISNKLAVRLHCELPDAVIRQIPDCGHLPHVEKPNSVAKLILDFVGEDSNKEAQSVSQQGEQEHRRGQRDSL is encoded by the exons ATGCTCACCCTCACAGCCAGCCCTGAATTAGTGCCTACAAAACGCAGAGCCCATGTGAAACTCTTCACAGCTCAGGGTAGCgatttcccttcttttctacCCAAAGAGGTTGAGAATATCAAAGACCCGTTTGCAAGAAAGCTTGCTACCAGAATTGAGAGGCTGCCA GTGGGGTTTGCAGACAGAAGTATCATGAGTAGTTGTGTGAAGCCTTTGATGCAGAGTGAGAGAAGTCCAGTGATTCTCCTCCATGGTTTTGACAG TTCCTGTTTAGAATGGAGATACACATTTCCACTGCTAGAGGAGGCTGGTTTAGAGACTTGGGCTGTCGATGTTCTTGGCTGGGGTTTCTCTGATTTGG AGAGACTTCCATCATGTGATGTTGCATCTAAGCGTGATCACTTGTATCAG CTCTGGAAATCCTATATCAGAAGGCCCATCATATTGATTGGACCAAGCCTTGGTGCTGCTGTTGCAATTGACTTCGCTATCAACCATCCTGAAGCA GTAGAAAAGTTAGTGTTGATTGACGCAAGTGTATATGCTGAAGACACAGGGAACCTTGCAAAGTTACCTAGAGCTATAGCATATGCTGGG GTTTATCTACTGAAGAGCACCCCCTTGCGCTTATATGTTAATCTTATCGCATTCAACAGTCTTCCATTAAACACCAGCATAGACTGGATGAAC GTGGGCAGATTACATTGTCTATATCCTTGGTGGGAGGATGCAACTGTGAATTTTATGAATAGTGGTGGTTATAATGTCAGTGCCCAGATAAAAAAG GTCAAGCAGAAGACCCTTATCATTTGGGGTGAGGACGATCAAATCATTAGCAACAAGCTGGCTGTG AGATTGCACTGTGAACTGCCAGATGCTGTCATACGCCAAATTCCAGATTGTGGCCACCTTCCTCATGTGGAAAAGCCCAACTCTGTTGCCAAATTGATTCTGGATTTTGTGGGAGAAGATAGCAATAAAGAAGCTCAAAGTGTTTCTCAG CAGGGAGAGCAAGAACATCGAAGAGGTCAGAGGGATAGTCTTTAA
- the LOC118043294 gene encoding alpha/beta hydrolase domain-containing protein VTE7 isoform X2 — translation MLTLTASPELVPTKRRAHVKLFTAQGSDFPSFLPKEVENIKDPFARKLATRIERLPVSVGFADRSIMSSCVKPLMQSERSPVILLHGFDSSCLEWRYTFPLLEEAGLETWAVDVLGWGFSDLERLPSCDVASKRDHLYQLWKSYIRRPIILIGPSLGAAVAIDFAINHPEAVEKLVLIDASVYAEDTGNLAKLPRAIAYAGVYLLKSTPLRLYVNLIAFNSLPLNTSIDWMNVGRLHCLYPWWEDATVNFMNSGGYNVSAQIKKVKQKTLIIWGEDDQIISNKLAVRLHCELPDAVIRQIPDCGHLPHVEKPNSVAKLILDFVGEDSNKEAQSVSQGEQEHRRGQRDSL, via the exons ATGCTCACCCTCACAGCCAGCCCTGAATTAGTGCCTACAAAACGCAGAGCCCATGTGAAACTCTTCACAGCTCAGGGTAGCgatttcccttcttttctacCCAAAGAGGTTGAGAATATCAAAGACCCGTTTGCAAGAAAGCTTGCTACCAGAATTGAGAGGCTGCCAGTAAGC GTGGGGTTTGCAGACAGAAGTATCATGAGTAGTTGTGTGAAGCCTTTGATGCAGAGTGAGAGAAGTCCAGTGATTCTCCTCCATGGTTTTGACAG TTCCTGTTTAGAATGGAGATACACATTTCCACTGCTAGAGGAGGCTGGTTTAGAGACTTGGGCTGTCGATGTTCTTGGCTGGGGTTTCTCTGATTTGG AGAGACTTCCATCATGTGATGTTGCATCTAAGCGTGATCACTTGTATCAG CTCTGGAAATCCTATATCAGAAGGCCCATCATATTGATTGGACCAAGCCTTGGTGCTGCTGTTGCAATTGACTTCGCTATCAACCATCCTGAAGCA GTAGAAAAGTTAGTGTTGATTGACGCAAGTGTATATGCTGAAGACACAGGGAACCTTGCAAAGTTACCTAGAGCTATAGCATATGCTGGG GTTTATCTACTGAAGAGCACCCCCTTGCGCTTATATGTTAATCTTATCGCATTCAACAGTCTTCCATTAAACACCAGCATAGACTGGATGAAC GTGGGCAGATTACATTGTCTATATCCTTGGTGGGAGGATGCAACTGTGAATTTTATGAATAGTGGTGGTTATAATGTCAGTGCCCAGATAAAAAAG GTCAAGCAGAAGACCCTTATCATTTGGGGTGAGGACGATCAAATCATTAGCAACAAGCTGGCTGTG AGATTGCACTGTGAACTGCCAGATGCTGTCATACGCCAAATTCCAGATTGTGGCCACCTTCCTCATGTGGAAAAGCCCAACTCTGTTGCCAAATTGATTCTGGATTTTGTGGGAGAAGATAGCAATAAAGAAGCTCAAAGTGTTTCTCAG GGAGAGCAAGAACATCGAAGAGGTCAGAGGGATAGTCTTTAA
- the LOC118043294 gene encoding alpha/beta hydrolase domain-containing protein VTE7 isoform X1 encodes MLTLTASPELVPTKRRAHVKLFTAQGSDFPSFLPKEVENIKDPFARKLATRIERLPVSVGFADRSIMSSCVKPLMQSERSPVILLHGFDSSCLEWRYTFPLLEEAGLETWAVDVLGWGFSDLERLPSCDVASKRDHLYQLWKSYIRRPIILIGPSLGAAVAIDFAINHPEAVEKLVLIDASVYAEDTGNLAKLPRAIAYAGVYLLKSTPLRLYVNLIAFNSLPLNTSIDWMNVGRLHCLYPWWEDATVNFMNSGGYNVSAQIKKVKQKTLIIWGEDDQIISNKLAVRLHCELPDAVIRQIPDCGHLPHVEKPNSVAKLILDFVGEDSNKEAQSVSQQGEQEHRRGQRDSL; translated from the exons ATGCTCACCCTCACAGCCAGCCCTGAATTAGTGCCTACAAAACGCAGAGCCCATGTGAAACTCTTCACAGCTCAGGGTAGCgatttcccttcttttctacCCAAAGAGGTTGAGAATATCAAAGACCCGTTTGCAAGAAAGCTTGCTACCAGAATTGAGAGGCTGCCAGTAAGC GTGGGGTTTGCAGACAGAAGTATCATGAGTAGTTGTGTGAAGCCTTTGATGCAGAGTGAGAGAAGTCCAGTGATTCTCCTCCATGGTTTTGACAG TTCCTGTTTAGAATGGAGATACACATTTCCACTGCTAGAGGAGGCTGGTTTAGAGACTTGGGCTGTCGATGTTCTTGGCTGGGGTTTCTCTGATTTGG AGAGACTTCCATCATGTGATGTTGCATCTAAGCGTGATCACTTGTATCAG CTCTGGAAATCCTATATCAGAAGGCCCATCATATTGATTGGACCAAGCCTTGGTGCTGCTGTTGCAATTGACTTCGCTATCAACCATCCTGAAGCA GTAGAAAAGTTAGTGTTGATTGACGCAAGTGTATATGCTGAAGACACAGGGAACCTTGCAAAGTTACCTAGAGCTATAGCATATGCTGGG GTTTATCTACTGAAGAGCACCCCCTTGCGCTTATATGTTAATCTTATCGCATTCAACAGTCTTCCATTAAACACCAGCATAGACTGGATGAAC GTGGGCAGATTACATTGTCTATATCCTTGGTGGGAGGATGCAACTGTGAATTTTATGAATAGTGGTGGTTATAATGTCAGTGCCCAGATAAAAAAG GTCAAGCAGAAGACCCTTATCATTTGGGGTGAGGACGATCAAATCATTAGCAACAAGCTGGCTGTG AGATTGCACTGTGAACTGCCAGATGCTGTCATACGCCAAATTCCAGATTGTGGCCACCTTCCTCATGTGGAAAAGCCCAACTCTGTTGCCAAATTGATTCTGGATTTTGTGGGAGAAGATAGCAATAAAGAAGCTCAAAGTGTTTCTCAG CAGGGAGAGCAAGAACATCGAAGAGGTCAGAGGGATAGTCTTTAA
- the LOC118043294 gene encoding alpha/beta hydrolase domain-containing protein VTE7 isoform X4, which produces MLTLTASPELVPTKRRAHVKLFTAQGSDFPSFLPKEVENIKDPFARKLATRIERLPVGFADRSIMSSCVKPLMQSERSPVILLHGFDSSCLEWRYTFPLLEEAGLETWAVDVLGWGFSDLERLPSCDVASKRDHLYQLWKSYIRRPIILIGPSLGAAVAIDFAINHPEAVEKLVLIDASVYAEDTGNLAKLPRAIAYAGVYLLKSTPLRLYVNLIAFNSLPLNTSIDWMNVGRLHCLYPWWEDATVNFMNSGGYNVSAQIKKVKQKTLIIWGEDDQIISNKLAVRLHCELPDAVIRQIPDCGHLPHVEKPNSVAKLILDFVGEDSNKEAQSVSQV; this is translated from the exons ATGCTCACCCTCACAGCCAGCCCTGAATTAGTGCCTACAAAACGCAGAGCCCATGTGAAACTCTTCACAGCTCAGGGTAGCgatttcccttcttttctacCCAAAGAGGTTGAGAATATCAAAGACCCGTTTGCAAGAAAGCTTGCTACCAGAATTGAGAGGCTGCCA GTGGGGTTTGCAGACAGAAGTATCATGAGTAGTTGTGTGAAGCCTTTGATGCAGAGTGAGAGAAGTCCAGTGATTCTCCTCCATGGTTTTGACAG TTCCTGTTTAGAATGGAGATACACATTTCCACTGCTAGAGGAGGCTGGTTTAGAGACTTGGGCTGTCGATGTTCTTGGCTGGGGTTTCTCTGATTTGG AGAGACTTCCATCATGTGATGTTGCATCTAAGCGTGATCACTTGTATCAG CTCTGGAAATCCTATATCAGAAGGCCCATCATATTGATTGGACCAAGCCTTGGTGCTGCTGTTGCAATTGACTTCGCTATCAACCATCCTGAAGCA GTAGAAAAGTTAGTGTTGATTGACGCAAGTGTATATGCTGAAGACACAGGGAACCTTGCAAAGTTACCTAGAGCTATAGCATATGCTGGG GTTTATCTACTGAAGAGCACCCCCTTGCGCTTATATGTTAATCTTATCGCATTCAACAGTCTTCCATTAAACACCAGCATAGACTGGATGAAC GTGGGCAGATTACATTGTCTATATCCTTGGTGGGAGGATGCAACTGTGAATTTTATGAATAGTGGTGGTTATAATGTCAGTGCCCAGATAAAAAAG GTCAAGCAGAAGACCCTTATCATTTGGGGTGAGGACGATCAAATCATTAGCAACAAGCTGGCTGTG AGATTGCACTGTGAACTGCCAGATGCTGTCATACGCCAAATTCCAGATTGTGGCCACCTTCCTCATGTGGAAAAGCCCAACTCTGTTGCCAAATTGATTCTGGATTTTGTGGGAGAAGATAGCAATAAAGAAGCTCAAAGTGTTTCTCAGGTTTGA
- the LOC118043294 gene encoding alpha/beta hydrolase domain-containing protein VTE7 isoform X6: protein MSSCVKPLMQSERSPVILLHGFDSSCLEWRYTFPLLEEAGLETWAVDVLGWGFSDLERLPSCDVASKRDHLYQLWKSYIRRPIILIGPSLGAAVAIDFAINHPEAVEKLVLIDASVYAEDTGNLAKLPRAIAYAGVYLLKSTPLRLYVNLIAFNSLPLNTSIDWMNVGRLHCLYPWWEDATVNFMNSGGYNVSAQIKKVKQKTLIIWGEDDQIISNKLAVRLHCELPDAVIRQIPDCGHLPHVEKPNSVAKLILDFVGEDSNKEAQSVSQQGEQEHRRGQRDSL, encoded by the exons ATGAGTAGTTGTGTGAAGCCTTTGATGCAGAGTGAGAGAAGTCCAGTGATTCTCCTCCATGGTTTTGACAG TTCCTGTTTAGAATGGAGATACACATTTCCACTGCTAGAGGAGGCTGGTTTAGAGACTTGGGCTGTCGATGTTCTTGGCTGGGGTTTCTCTGATTTGG AGAGACTTCCATCATGTGATGTTGCATCTAAGCGTGATCACTTGTATCAG CTCTGGAAATCCTATATCAGAAGGCCCATCATATTGATTGGACCAAGCCTTGGTGCTGCTGTTGCAATTGACTTCGCTATCAACCATCCTGAAGCA GTAGAAAAGTTAGTGTTGATTGACGCAAGTGTATATGCTGAAGACACAGGGAACCTTGCAAAGTTACCTAGAGCTATAGCATATGCTGGG GTTTATCTACTGAAGAGCACCCCCTTGCGCTTATATGTTAATCTTATCGCATTCAACAGTCTTCCATTAAACACCAGCATAGACTGGATGAAC GTGGGCAGATTACATTGTCTATATCCTTGGTGGGAGGATGCAACTGTGAATTTTATGAATAGTGGTGGTTATAATGTCAGTGCCCAGATAAAAAAG GTCAAGCAGAAGACCCTTATCATTTGGGGTGAGGACGATCAAATCATTAGCAACAAGCTGGCTGTG AGATTGCACTGTGAACTGCCAGATGCTGTCATACGCCAAATTCCAGATTGTGGCCACCTTCCTCATGTGGAAAAGCCCAACTCTGTTGCCAAATTGATTCTGGATTTTGTGGGAGAAGATAGCAATAAAGAAGCTCAAAGTGTTTCTCAG CAGGGAGAGCAAGAACATCGAAGAGGTCAGAGGGATAGTCTTTAA